One part of the Alosa alosa isolate M-15738 ecotype Scorff River chromosome 4, AALO_Geno_1.1, whole genome shotgun sequence genome encodes these proteins:
- the LOC125293339 gene encoding uncharacterized protein LOC125293339 — MRQSLRKYWMDVSSNWEVDLITPLCALDNPPSPPELRDKDSFHVFISYSSCDSQWTQSLITWLESSQCGLLTCYHERDFIPGCSILDNMTNCIQKSQKVLLVLSQDFVRSRWCLLEANLSLFRDCLECKPLVPVLLEPDITIPIYLCHITYLDAKDPEFHSKLLKVLCTPNHQLQGSSVVPFQPPSVYNGKALPPLTSVNEEGLHRWEAGVFSDQGVPEQLRLVVQNEERYIAAIRMVNSVSQTKVWVRSLGFRLLLYFIGIAFILCLGFPIAICIGEYGPSAAIYISAQLAFIYRLCLLHIDSDKYLTHEMQKCTGQANVALSDEKILIGCQSRTKLYLVYVSLDGCKLMFNETYQSALAEEMFQRALLHFSSGYACCLAKRHFPFDISSSNGHLEGGVCFCQYVSQKLKNRQVVIGFQLRLKEFCDILLQDLWMSDQMAALMHCTVNIIYF; from the exons ATGCGACAGTCCTTAAGAAAATATTG GATGGATGTGTCCTCAAATTGGGAAGTTGACTTAATCACTCCACTCTGTGCTTTGGACAACCCTCCTTCCCCCCCTGAGCTGAGAGATAAAGATAGCTTTCATGTCTTTATCAGCTACAGCAGCTGTGATTCACAATGGACACAAAGCCTCATCACCTGGCTGGAATCATCTCAGTGTGGTCTACTGACCTGCTACCATGAGAGAGACTTTATTCCAGGCTGCAGCATCCTGGACAACATGACAAACTGCATTCAGAAAAGTCAGAAAGTGCTCCTTGTCCTCAGTCAGGACTTTGTGAGGAGTCGCTGGTGTCTGCTGGAGGCCAACCTGTCCCTGTTTCGAGACTGTCTGGAGTGCAAGCCTTTGGTTCCAGTGCTACTGGAACCTGACATCACCATCCCTATCTACCTCTGCCACATAACATACCTGGACGCCAAAGACCCAGAGTTCCACAGTAAACTGTTAAAAGTACTCTGCACCCCCAATCACCAGCTGCAAGGTTCTAGTGTGGTGCCTTTCCAGCCACCCTCGGTCTACAATGGCAAAGCTCTGCCGCCTCTCACATCTGTGAATGAGGAGGGCCTTCACAGGTGGGAGGCAGGTGTGTTCAGTGACCAAGGAGTTCCAGAGCAGCTGCGCTTAGTGGTGCAGAATGAGGAGAGGTACATTGCAGCTATCAGGATGGTTAACAGTGTCTCTCAAACAAAGGTCTGGGTCCGGTCTTTGGGCTTTAGGCTATTGTTATATTTTATTGGAATagcatttattttatgtttagGCTTCCCAATAGCTATTTGTATTGGAGAATATGGTCCATCAGCAGCAATTTACATTTCCGCTCAATTGGCTTTTATCTATAGACTTTGTTTGTTGCACATAGACAGTGATAAGTATTTAACGCATGAAATGCAGAAGTGCACTGGCCAAGCTAATGTTGCTCTTTCTGATGAGAAGATTCTAATAGGCTGTCAGTCACGAACCAAACTGTACCTCGTGTATGTATCTTTGGATGGATGCAAGCTCATGTTCAATGAGACTTATCAGTCAGCCCTTGCTGAGGAGATGTTCCAAAGGGCCTTGCTCCACTTCTCTTCAGGATATGCCTGCTGTTTAGCCAAAAGGCACTTCCCCTTCGACATTTCCAGCTCAAATGGCCACTTGGAAGGTGGCGTGTGCTTCTGTCAGTATGTCTCTCAAAAGCTGAAGAACCGACAAGTGGTCATAGGATTCCAACTACGCTTAAAGGAATTCTGTGACATCCTCTTGCAAGACCTGTGGATGTCAGACCAAATGGCTGCTTTGATGCATTGCActgttaatataatatatttctaG